One Synechococcus sp. MU1617 DNA window includes the following coding sequences:
- a CDS encoding ABC transporter ATP-binding protein, which yields MTLQLRAINKRFGERQVLNELCLDVANGECVALLGASGCGKSTALRLIAGLDHPDQGSIRINGAEMVDVPAERRRVGMVFQSYALFPHLNVWENLELGLRMRGGTAGARDERIRSVLEVLQLSGQAQQRPSQLSGGQRQRVALARALLRDPLVYLLDEPMSNLDAQLREDLRPQLRRLMIGGEQPVVYVTHDQQEAMALADRIAVMREGCIEQIGTPRELYLQPASTFVAQFIGRPQMNLLPAKDGVITGIRPDDVRLDPDGSPCTILSREWFGANQMLLVRCDRGDLRLVCPGETEIEAEPRVSWPSACEHHFDAVSGLRLPSD from the coding sequence ATGACACTGCAACTTCGGGCCATCAACAAGCGCTTCGGCGAGCGTCAGGTTCTCAACGAGCTTTGTCTCGATGTGGCGAATGGCGAATGCGTCGCTCTGCTTGGGGCCAGTGGCTGTGGGAAAAGCACGGCCTTACGTCTGATTGCCGGACTCGATCACCCCGATCAAGGGTCGATTCGCATCAATGGTGCGGAGATGGTTGACGTGCCCGCTGAACGTCGCCGGGTGGGGATGGTGTTTCAAAGCTATGCCCTGTTCCCGCATCTGAATGTGTGGGAGAACCTCGAACTTGGGCTGCGAATGCGGGGCGGCACCGCCGGTGCCCGCGATGAACGGATCCGCAGCGTCCTGGAGGTGTTGCAGCTCAGCGGGCAGGCCCAGCAACGGCCCTCACAACTATCGGGCGGACAGCGCCAGCGCGTCGCCCTGGCCCGCGCCCTGTTGCGAGATCCCCTCGTTTACCTGCTCGATGAGCCGATGAGCAATCTGGATGCCCAGTTGCGCGAGGACCTGCGACCTCAATTGCGCCGTCTGATGATTGGCGGTGAACAGCCTGTGGTCTATGTCACCCATGACCAACAGGAGGCGATGGCGCTGGCAGATCGCATCGCTGTGATGCGCGAGGGATGCATCGAACAGATCGGAACGCCCCGTGAGCTGTACCTGCAACCGGCCAGCACCTTTGTCGCCCAGTTCATCGGCCGCCCGCAGATGAACCTGCTGCCAGCCAAGGACGGGGTGATCACGGGCATCCGACCTGACGACGTGCGGCTCGATCCCGATGGCTCGCCCTGCACGATCCTCAGCCGTGAATGGTTCGGAGCCAACCAAATGTTGCTGGTGCGCTGCGATCGCGGCGACCTGCGGCTGGTCTGCCCCGGAGAAACAGAAATTGAGGCTGAACCACGCGTCAGTTGGCCCAGCGCTTGCGAGCACCACTTTGATGCCGTCAGCGGCCTTCGGCTGCCATCCGATTGA
- a CDS encoding carbohydrate ABC transporter permease produces the protein MTRRSLWIALLLVWSLGPMLWQLVSSFTTADALVNDQLSFWSRWTLNNYRDLLSTDPPFWRYLFNSSFVASLTTLLTLMLAIPAAYGMAKLPDRWKGSLRAAVVGAALFPYVLLFLALLELARTFALGNNLIAIAIPYSALSMPLALLLLTAAFEALPNDLEDAAKLEGLSLWQRLRWVLLPLIAPASASTAILVFLFAWNEYPVALTWLSRSDLLTLPVAMARIAGSSTYSVPYGTYAAATVLGAIPLLVLVLVFQRQIVSGLTNGAIKG, from the coding sequence ATGACACGACGCTCCCTCTGGATTGCACTGCTGTTGGTTTGGTCCCTGGGTCCGATGCTGTGGCAGCTGGTGAGTTCCTTCACCACCGCAGATGCCCTGGTCAATGACCAACTGAGCTTCTGGAGCCGTTGGACGCTCAACAACTACCGGGATCTGCTCAGCACCGATCCACCGTTCTGGCGTTACCTGTTCAACAGCAGCTTTGTGGCCTCCCTCACCACACTGCTCACCTTGATGCTCGCCATCCCAGCCGCCTACGGCATGGCCAAACTCCCGGATCGGTGGAAGGGAAGCCTCAGGGCCGCCGTGGTGGGAGCCGCCCTGTTTCCCTATGTGCTTCTGTTCCTAGCGCTGCTCGAACTGGCCCGCACCTTTGCGCTGGGCAACAACCTGATCGCCATCGCCATTCCCTACAGCGCTCTGTCGATGCCCCTGGCCCTGCTGCTGCTCACGGCAGCGTTTGAAGCCCTGCCCAACGATCTCGAAGACGCAGCAAAACTGGAGGGTCTGTCGTTGTGGCAACGGCTGCGTTGGGTGCTTCTCCCTTTGATTGCACCGGCCTCCGCCAGCACGGCAATCCTGGTTTTCCTGTTTGCCTGGAACGAATATCCCGTGGCCCTCACCTGGCTGAGCCGCAGCGATCTGCTCACATTGCCGGTGGCGATGGCACGAATTGCGGGATCATCGACCTATTCGGTCCCCTACGGCACCTACGCGGCAGCCACCGTGCTTGGTGCCATTCCTCTTTTGGTCCTGGTGTTGGTGTTCCAGCGCCAGATCGTCAGTGGACTCACCAACGGAGCCATCAAGGGATGA
- a CDS encoding carbohydrate ABC transporter permease: MTMLLAAPALLLIAVVFGWPMLRYAWLSFHADSVLTGLEPVANGGANWLRLAADQRFWLDAGQTARFALISVGLELLLALAIALLLHQRWRGRGAVRALTLLPWALPTTMMALGWRWIFNTPYGPIEVLARSLGLNSLDLLSTPSITWLVTVFADVWKTTPFITLILLAGLQSIPEDLYSAFRLEGGTPLQALRRVTLPLLLPYILLSLLFRLAQAFGVFDLVQVLTGGGPAGSTESIALYAYLNGMRFLDFGYSATVMLAGFLLLTALILAGTLLLRSSGLLRPLDR, from the coding sequence ATGACCATGCTCCTGGCTGCTCCGGCGCTGCTGTTGATTGCGGTGGTCTTCGGCTGGCCGATGCTTCGCTACGCCTGGCTGAGCTTCCACGCTGATTCCGTTCTCACGGGCCTTGAACCGGTGGCCAATGGCGGGGCCAACTGGTTGCGACTGGCGGCTGATCAGCGCTTCTGGCTGGATGCCGGACAGACCGCGCGATTCGCCCTGATCTCCGTGGGTTTGGAGTTGCTGTTGGCCCTGGCCATTGCGCTGCTCCTGCATCAGCGCTGGCGTGGCAGAGGCGCCGTTCGTGCCCTGACCCTGCTGCCCTGGGCACTGCCCACAACGATGATGGCCCTGGGCTGGCGCTGGATCTTCAACACCCCCTATGGCCCGATCGAGGTGCTGGCACGAAGCCTTGGCCTCAACTCCCTGGATCTGTTGTCCACCCCATCGATCACCTGGCTGGTGACCGTGTTTGCTGATGTCTGGAAAACAACGCCCTTCATCACGCTGATTCTTCTGGCGGGGCTCCAGAGCATTCCCGAGGACCTCTACAGCGCCTTTCGTCTGGAAGGGGGAACGCCCCTTCAGGCCCTTCGCCGGGTCACCTTGCCGCTGTTGCTCCCCTACATCCTGCTGAGCCTTCTGTTCCGCTTGGCCCAGGCCTTCGGGGTGTTCGATCTGGTGCAGGTGCTTACCGGTGGTGGTCCCGCAGGCAGCACCGAAAGCATCGCCCTTTATGCCTACCTCAACGGCATGCGCTTCCTTGATTTCGGCTACAGCGCGACGGTGATGCTCGCAGGATTTCTGCTGCTCACCGCGCTGATCCTGGCTGGCACATTGCTGCTGAGGAGCTCCGGTCTGCTGAGGCCCCTGGACCGATGA
- a CDS encoding ABC transporter substrate-binding protein gives MNMRRWLAGGALALVMALGALVGSAALRAEEVSILMPSSFTDASADLVKAFNREHRGRIHLKLIRGPLNTESISDLAISSLLLGDAPFDALLMDVTWLPKYAAAGWLEPLDPWFDPGDQEQLVQGARLGNDYDGHLYRWPLVADVGLLYWRTDLMDQPPTTPDALVDIAGQLVQSQAVANGFVWQGRQYEGLSCDFLEVLQGFGGDWMDTTTNTMELDTPAATAAAAWLNNLIRKGVSPYAVTNYAEAESLQAFKAGDAALMRNWPYAWAELQKDDSKVKGNVGISLMVAQPGERPGATLGSWGLSLMRQSQHQEAAVEAIRYLTSEAAQRARFLNNGYTPIQADLFNDSEMLKASPVLPDLLMALNHAVVRPPTPLYAQLSDVVQRELNGLFTDAGSADEAMTTSQQRSQTLLRAAGATP, from the coding sequence ATGAACATGCGCCGCTGGCTCGCAGGCGGCGCCTTGGCTCTGGTGATGGCCCTGGGAGCTCTGGTTGGATCAGCCGCTTTGCGAGCGGAGGAGGTGAGCATCCTCATGCCCTCGTCCTTCACCGACGCCAGTGCTGATCTGGTGAAGGCCTTCAACCGCGAGCATCGCGGGCGGATTCATCTCAAATTGATTCGAGGTCCGTTGAACACGGAATCGATTTCAGACCTGGCGATCAGCAGTCTTCTTCTTGGAGATGCGCCGTTCGACGCGCTGCTGATGGATGTCACCTGGCTGCCGAAATATGCCGCCGCCGGTTGGCTGGAACCGCTGGATCCCTGGTTTGATCCGGGCGATCAAGAACAGCTTGTGCAAGGGGCACGGCTCGGCAATGACTACGACGGACATCTCTACCGCTGGCCCCTGGTGGCCGATGTGGGGCTGCTCTACTGGCGCACGGATCTGATGGATCAGCCACCGACAACGCCCGACGCGCTGGTGGACATTGCTGGACAGCTGGTGCAAAGCCAAGCCGTTGCCAACGGTTTTGTCTGGCAGGGGCGTCAGTACGAAGGTCTGAGCTGCGACTTTCTTGAAGTGCTGCAGGGCTTCGGCGGTGACTGGATGGACACCACCACCAACACCATGGAGCTCGATACGCCTGCGGCGACGGCCGCGGCGGCATGGTTGAACAATCTGATTCGCAAAGGCGTCAGCCCTTACGCCGTGACCAATTACGCCGAAGCAGAGTCGCTTCAGGCCTTCAAAGCCGGGGATGCCGCTCTGATGCGCAACTGGCCTTACGCCTGGGCTGAACTGCAGAAGGACGACAGCAAGGTGAAAGGCAACGTCGGCATCAGCCTGATGGTGGCCCAACCGGGTGAACGTCCCGGAGCCACCCTTGGCAGCTGGGGGCTGAGCCTGATGCGGCAATCGCAGCACCAGGAGGCAGCGGTGGAAGCGATTCGCTATCTCACCAGCGAAGCCGCCCAGCGGGCGCGCTTTCTCAACAACGGCTACACCCCCATCCAGGCGGATCTGTTCAACGACTCGGAGATGCTGAAGGCCTCCCCCGTGCTGCCGGATCTGCTGATGGCCTTGAACCATGCGGTGGTTCGTCCGCCAACCCCGCTTTACGCCCAGCTGAGTGATGTGGTGCAGCGGGAACTCAATGGCTTATTCACCGATGCCGGGTCCGCCGATGAGGCCATGACCACCAGTCAGCAACGGAGTCAGACCCTGCTGCGTGCTGCGGGAGCCACGCCATGA
- the ggpS gene encoding glucosylglycerol-phosphate synthase, translating into MVVGQSSFVILYHRTPFDESKDKNGKRIWVDQKSPNGIIPTLRNLFRSCEKGTWIAWRRVDDQSNEGTERFEMDNPSPFTLCRIPLEDEQISSFYHITSKECFWPILHTFPTYFNVNNANWKIFEEVNKCFAMAACAEAAEGATVWVHDYNLWLAPGYIRAERPDLKIAFFHHTPFPGNDVFAILPWREQILESLLCCDVVGFHIPRYTENFARAAITLVGAKRGPKVPVDKKFIEVGTALSEGTVTSHLEHNGRTVQLLSSPVGTSPDLIQELCWSPSVESHGELIVQDTKKGRKLILSASRVDYTKGNEELLLAFERLLERRKDLHGQVVLMLACVAAASGMKIYEDTQRSIEEMAGRINGRFSQIDWVPIRFSTRRIPYDEMIAWFCHADVCWITPLRDGLNLVAKEYAAARRNRGGVLVLSEFTGASVVLDGAVLTNPYSNRRMDEAIESALEMDEDEQRDRMSRMTDAVESYTVRDWADEQISGLSSSTPQ; encoded by the coding sequence ATGGTTGTGGGTCAGAGTTCGTTTGTAATCCTCTACCACCGCACTCCGTTCGACGAATCAAAAGACAAGAACGGGAAAAGAATATGGGTCGATCAGAAAAGCCCTAACGGAATTATTCCGACACTTCGCAATCTTTTTCGCAGCTGCGAAAAAGGAACCTGGATTGCCTGGAGACGCGTCGACGATCAGTCGAATGAGGGCACAGAACGGTTTGAGATGGACAACCCTTCGCCGTTTACTCTGTGCAGAATCCCCCTGGAAGATGAACAGATTTCCAGTTTTTATCACATCACCTCTAAAGAATGCTTCTGGCCGATTCTTCATACATTCCCAACTTACTTCAATGTCAACAATGCAAATTGGAAAATCTTTGAAGAAGTCAATAAGTGCTTTGCCATGGCGGCTTGTGCGGAAGCCGCTGAAGGCGCAACAGTTTGGGTGCATGACTACAACCTTTGGTTGGCTCCGGGATACATCCGAGCAGAACGTCCCGACCTAAAAATCGCCTTTTTCCATCACACTCCGTTTCCAGGAAATGATGTTTTCGCCATCCTTCCCTGGCGAGAACAGATTCTGGAAAGCCTGCTCTGTTGTGATGTCGTCGGCTTCCACATTCCCCGCTACACAGAAAATTTTGCCCGTGCCGCCATCACCCTGGTTGGCGCCAAACGTGGGCCCAAAGTCCCGGTGGATAAGAAATTCATTGAGGTCGGCACCGCCCTTTCGGAAGGCACGGTGACCAGTCACCTTGAGCACAACGGTCGCACCGTTCAGCTACTCAGCTCTCCGGTGGGCACCTCCCCAGATCTGATCCAGGAGTTGTGCTGGAGCCCGTCTGTTGAAAGCCATGGTGAATTGATCGTTCAAGACACCAAAAAAGGCCGAAAGCTGATCCTCTCCGCCAGTCGGGTGGATTACACCAAGGGGAACGAAGAGTTGCTGCTTGCCTTTGAACGTCTCTTGGAACGACGCAAGGATCTGCATGGGCAGGTGGTGCTGATGCTGGCCTGTGTGGCCGCTGCCAGTGGGATGAAGATCTACGAAGACACCCAACGCTCGATCGAAGAAATGGCCGGCCGAATCAATGGCCGCTTCAGCCAGATTGATTGGGTCCCCATCCGCTTTTCCACCCGCCGGATCCCCTACGACGAAATGATCGCCTGGTTCTGCCATGCCGATGTCTGCTGGATCACACCGCTGCGGGATGGACTGAATCTTGTAGCCAAGGAATATGCCGCTGCTCGACGCAACCGTGGCGGCGTTCTTGTTCTCTCGGAATTCACCGGAGCCTCGGTTGTGCTCGATGGCGCTGTGCTCACCAACCCGTATTCGAATCGCCGCATGGATGAGGCCATCGAATCGGCACTGGAAATGGATGAAGACGAACAACGCGACCGAATGAGCCGCATGACCGATGCCGTGGAGAGCTACACGGTTCGCGACTGGGCTGATGAACAGATCTCTGGTCTGTCCTCCTCGACCCCGCAATGA
- a CDS encoding peroxiredoxin, whose protein sequence is MNRRELLVKSGLFLTALTLSPSRASALGGVVLETGTTVPHFDLPGSSQSEPDRKRWSSRDLRGRWLAVYFYPRDFTGGCTIEARGFESLHADFLQAGGEVIGISADSVDDHESFCESEGLSFPLLSDPDGTVSKAYGSWMAPYSLRHTFLIDPEGVLRERWVAVRPNGHAREVLDSLTSFQNKATV, encoded by the coding sequence GTGAATCGGCGGGAATTACTAGTCAAGTCCGGCCTTTTCCTTACAGCCCTGACCCTTTCACCCTCGCGGGCTTCGGCCCTCGGGGGTGTTGTTTTGGAAACGGGAACGACCGTTCCCCATTTTGATCTGCCCGGATCCAGCCAGTCCGAACCCGACCGGAAGCGATGGAGCAGCCGTGATCTCCGCGGCCGTTGGCTGGCGGTTTATTTCTATCCAAGGGATTTCACCGGGGGATGCACAATCGAAGCCAGGGGCTTCGAAAGCCTCCACGCCGACTTCCTTCAGGCCGGGGGCGAGGTCATCGGCATCAGCGCTGACAGCGTTGACGACCATGAATCCTTCTGTGAAAGCGAGGGGTTGAGCTTCCCCCTGCTGTCCGATCCCGACGGAACCGTGAGCAAGGCCTACGGGTCCTGGATGGCGCCGTACTCGCTACGCCACACCTTCCTGATCGATCCCGAAGGGGTCTTGCGTGAGCGGTGGGTGGCGGTTCGACCCAACGGTCACGCCCGGGAGGTGCTGGATTCGTTGACGTCTTTTCAGAACAAAGCCACCGTTTGA
- the rpmB gene encoding 50S ribosomal protein L28, with product MSRVCQLTGTRANNGMAVSHSHIRTKKLQQANLQQRRLWWAEGNRWVKLRVTTRALKTIQKKGLGPYAKSLGINLAKI from the coding sequence ATGTCACGGGTGTGTCAGCTCACCGGTACTCGCGCCAACAACGGCATGGCCGTGAGCCATTCCCACATCCGCACCAAGAAGCTGCAGCAGGCCAACCTGCAGCAGCGTCGGCTCTGGTGGGCAGAAGGCAATCGCTGGGTGAAGCTGCGTGTCACCACGCGCGCTCTGAAAACCATCCAGAAGAAAGGCCTGGGCCCCTACGCCAAGTCTCTGGGCATTAACCTGGCCAAGATCTGA
- the htpG gene encoding molecular chaperone HtpG — translation MAVLEEQGQIQIHTENIFPIIKKAVYSGHEVFLRELVSNGVDAISKRRMAAMAGDCSEGDDGAIRITVDREAKTITISDNGIGMTADEVKRYINQVAFSSAEDFLEKYKQENDAIIGHFGLGFYSSFMVAERVELLTRSARPDSEAVRWSCDGSPNFSLTAAEKEQPGTDVILHLMEDELEYLEPARIRTLINTYCDFMAVPVQLEGETINKMDAPWRKSARDLSDQDYIDLYHYLYPFQGDPLLWVHLNTDYPYNLQGILFFPKQTGRADWEKGEIKLYCNQVFVSDSIKEVVPRYLLPLRGVIDSPDIPLNVSRSALQTDRRVRSIGNFVAKKVSDRLRNLKKEDPKGYAEAWDALAPFVKIGAMEDEKFAEQVSELILFATTAAAGEGNDADPIACDGRAFTTLEGYRSRLAADQNKRVLYSTDDVAQAGALNLWTSQGAEVLKLETVIDTQFIPWLEHRHEELTFQRVDSELDESLKDNDAELADQDGTTESDRLRDLIKAALANDKVTVQVQALKAEGAPPAMILLPEQMRRLNDMGALMDQRLPGLPEHHVLLVNRRHPLVEGMLKLRAGGVLVGAAETSPTASLAEDVACHLYDMARLGVGGLEPNELAGFQTRSAELMGALMQRGL, via the coding sequence ATGGCGGTCCTGGAGGAACAGGGTCAGATTCAGATCCACACCGAAAATATTTTCCCGATCATCAAGAAGGCCGTCTACTCCGGCCATGAGGTGTTTCTGCGGGAACTGGTCAGCAATGGCGTGGACGCCATCAGCAAGCGGCGGATGGCCGCCATGGCTGGCGATTGCAGCGAAGGGGACGACGGCGCCATCCGGATCACGGTGGATCGGGAAGCCAAGACCATCACCATCAGCGACAACGGCATCGGCATGACCGCCGATGAGGTGAAGCGCTACATCAATCAGGTGGCCTTCTCCAGTGCCGAGGATTTCCTGGAGAAGTACAAGCAGGAAAACGACGCCATCATTGGCCACTTCGGCCTGGGCTTCTATTCCAGCTTCATGGTGGCCGAGCGGGTGGAGCTGCTGACCCGTTCAGCCCGGCCCGACTCTGAAGCCGTGCGCTGGAGCTGTGATGGTTCCCCGAACTTCAGCCTCACTGCCGCCGAGAAAGAGCAGCCCGGCACAGACGTGATCCTTCATCTGATGGAGGACGAGCTCGAATATCTCGAACCGGCTCGGATCCGCACCCTGATCAACACCTACTGCGACTTCATGGCAGTACCGGTGCAGCTGGAAGGGGAAACCATCAACAAGATGGATGCCCCCTGGCGCAAAAGCGCCAGAGATCTGAGTGATCAGGACTACATCGATCTGTACCACTACCTGTATCCCTTCCAGGGCGACCCCCTGCTTTGGGTTCACCTCAACACCGACTATCCCTACAACCTTCAGGGCATTCTTTTCTTCCCCAAGCAAACCGGTCGTGCCGACTGGGAGAAGGGGGAAATCAAGCTGTACTGCAACCAGGTGTTCGTCAGCGATTCGATCAAGGAAGTCGTTCCCCGCTACCTGTTGCCCCTGAGGGGGGTGATCGATTCACCCGACATCCCCTTGAACGTGAGCCGCAGTGCTCTCCAGACCGACCGTCGCGTTCGCTCCATTGGCAACTTCGTCGCCAAGAAAGTTTCCGACCGGCTGCGGAACCTGAAAAAGGAGGATCCCAAGGGCTACGCCGAGGCTTGGGATGCCCTTGCACCCTTCGTGAAGATCGGCGCCATGGAAGACGAGAAGTTCGCCGAGCAAGTGTCGGAATTGATCCTGTTCGCCACCACCGCTGCTGCAGGGGAAGGGAACGACGCTGACCCGATCGCCTGCGATGGCCGTGCCTTCACCACCCTGGAGGGATACCGCAGCCGACTGGCCGCTGATCAGAACAAGCGCGTGCTCTACAGCACCGATGACGTTGCCCAGGCTGGAGCACTCAACCTCTGGACCTCCCAAGGCGCGGAGGTGCTGAAGCTGGAGACGGTGATCGACACCCAATTCATCCCGTGGCTGGAGCATCGCCATGAGGAACTCACCTTCCAACGTGTCGATTCTGAACTGGACGAGAGCCTGAAGGACAACGACGCCGAACTCGCCGATCAAGACGGCACCACGGAGTCCGACCGACTGCGAGACCTGATCAAGGCAGCTCTGGCCAACGACAAGGTGACCGTTCAGGTGCAGGCACTGAAAGCCGAAGGGGCACCGCCGGCGATGATCCTTTTGCCGGAACAAATGCGCCGGCTGAACGACATGGGCGCCTTGATGGACCAACGCCTGCCAGGTCTTCCGGAGCATCACGTTCTGCTGGTGAACCGTCGTCACCCCCTTGTGGAGGGGATGCTCAAGTTGCGTGCCGGGGGCGTGCTGGTGGGAGCGGCGGAAACGTCTCCAACCGCAAGCCTGGCCGAGGATGTGGCGTGCCATCTCTATGACATGGCACGGCTGGGCGTGGGGGGGCTGGAGCCCAATGAGCTGGCCGGATTCCAGACCCGCAGCGCTGAATTGATGGGTGCCCTGATGCAGAGAGGACTTTGA
- a CDS encoding ferredoxin family protein produces the protein MAHSIVTDVCEGIADCVDACPVACIDQGKGKNKKGTDFYWINFDTCIDCGICLQVCPVEGAIVAEERPDLQKSP, from the coding sequence ATGGCTCATTCCATCGTCACTGACGTTTGCGAGGGCATCGCTGACTGCGTTGATGCCTGCCCAGTGGCCTGTATTGACCAAGGCAAAGGAAAGAACAAAAAGGGAACCGACTTCTACTGGATCAATTTCGACACCTGCATCGATTGCGGCATTTGCCTGCAGGTGTGTCCCGTTGAAGGTGCCATCGTTGCCGAAGAGCGTCCTGACCTCCAGAAGTCGCCCTGA
- a CDS encoding ATP phosphoribosyltransferase regulatory subunit has translation MALQPAAGAKDLNPRQVETNRQLTERLASVYRLWGYNEVSPPRVERLATLMAGGAIDSSDIVRLVADDPLGLRPEMTASIARAACTRFADRQRPLRLWASGTVFRTRSADEGGQCIEENLQSGVELFGVSGSEAEMELLSLLMASVQTLGLQASQKPRLLLGHTALMDLVLRPFSGALRDQIRTALIDFDRLAIESFDLADAEKSRLLSLMECRGTPDQVLAQLTSICGEQPVFDELRRLCVHLASAAQAQAVTIQLDPTFQPHFELYTGLVFQLVCDGRSSPVVIARGGRYDDLVRRCGATGDRAFGAGFSLAIDPIRELISDLDAAEQQQSDVLVAFSTASNLESAMERQRSWHEQGRPAVMALEALASKQEAEQQAKAQGDLELDWLDP, from the coding sequence ATGGCGCTGCAACCTGCAGCTGGCGCAAAGGATCTGAATCCACGTCAGGTGGAGACCAACCGACAGCTGACGGAACGTCTGGCGTCGGTTTACCGCCTCTGGGGCTACAACGAGGTTTCGCCACCCCGGGTGGAACGCCTGGCCACCCTGATGGCCGGCGGTGCCATCGACAGTTCAGACATTGTTCGTCTGGTGGCGGATGACCCCCTCGGGCTGCGACCTGAGATGACTGCATCCATCGCCAGAGCCGCCTGCACCCGATTTGCAGATCGCCAGAGACCGCTGCGGCTCTGGGCCTCCGGGACGGTGTTTCGCACCCGTTCCGCCGATGAGGGGGGACAGTGCATCGAAGAAAACCTGCAGAGCGGCGTTGAACTGTTCGGCGTCAGTGGCAGTGAAGCGGAGATGGAACTGCTCAGCCTGTTGATGGCCTCCGTTCAGACCTTGGGGCTGCAGGCCAGTCAGAAGCCGAGGCTGCTGCTGGGCCACACCGCCCTGATGGATCTGGTGCTCCGTCCGTTCAGCGGCGCGCTGCGCGATCAGATCCGCACGGCACTGATCGATTTCGACCGATTGGCCATCGAGAGCTTCGATCTCGCCGACGCTGAGAAGAGCAGGCTGCTCTCCCTGATGGAATGCCGCGGCACCCCCGACCAGGTGCTGGCGCAGCTCACCAGTATCTGCGGGGAACAACCGGTTTTCGACGAGTTGCGTCGCCTCTGTGTCCATCTCGCCTCGGCTGCTCAAGCGCAGGCCGTGACCATCCAGCTCGACCCAACCTTCCAACCCCATTTCGAGCTGTACACCGGCCTGGTGTTCCAACTGGTCTGTGATGGCCGCAGTTCACCAGTGGTGATTGCCCGCGGCGGCCGCTACGACGATCTGGTGCGCCGTTGCGGCGCAACGGGTGACCGGGCCTTTGGCGCTGGATTCAGTCTGGCGATCGATCCGATCCGCGAACTGATTTCGGACTTGGATGCTGCCGAACAACAGCAGTCCGATGTTCTCGTTGCTTTTTCAACGGCCTCGAATCTGGAATCCGCCATGGAGCGCCAGCGCAGCTGGCATGAGCAGGGACGACCAGCAGTGATGGCCCTTGAAGCATTGGCGTCCAAGCAGGAGGCTGAACAGCAGGCGAAGGCCCAGGGTGATCTGGAGCTGGATTGGCTCGATCCTTAG
- a CDS encoding inositol monophosphatase family protein codes for MQESICSQAARDGGLTPGDLERLVAVARSAADAGGQELMRHYGRLSSIESKGRIGDLVTNADVAAEGIVLKLLAEQTPEIAVLAEESGAAGQQDGLRWCVDPLDGTTNFAHGYPFFATSIGLTLGQRPILGAIAVPFLKELYWGAPGIGAFCNDSRLQVSSCARLEDSLLVTGFAYDRHTRLDNNYAEFCWFTHRTHGVRRGGAAAVDLAFVAAGRQDGYWERGLSPWDLAAGVALVDLAGGTVTGYGHRPFDLSSGRVVAAGASLHAAIIDGLSQVKPLPGAAFGAPEVTAMGS; via the coding sequence ATGCAGGAATCGATCTGCAGCCAGGCCGCCCGCGATGGCGGTCTCACCCCAGGCGATCTAGAGCGACTTGTCGCCGTGGCCCGCTCAGCGGCCGATGCCGGCGGCCAAGAACTGATGCGCCATTACGGACGCCTGTCGTCCATCGAAAGCAAAGGCCGCATCGGCGACCTGGTCACCAATGCCGACGTTGCGGCCGAGGGCATCGTCTTGAAGCTGCTGGCGGAGCAGACCCCTGAGATTGCTGTGCTGGCAGAGGAAAGCGGGGCAGCCGGACAGCAGGACGGCCTGAGGTGGTGTGTTGACCCCCTCGATGGGACAACGAACTTCGCCCACGGCTATCCCTTCTTTGCCACCTCGATCGGGCTCACCCTGGGCCAGAGACCGATTCTCGGGGCCATCGCTGTGCCCTTTCTCAAAGAGTTGTACTGGGGGGCACCGGGGATCGGAGCGTTCTGCAACGACAGCCGCCTACAGGTGAGCAGCTGCGCTCGGCTCGAGGACTCCCTGCTCGTGACCGGTTTCGCTTACGACCGGCACACCCGACTCGATAACAACTACGCCGAGTTCTGCTGGTTCACCCATCGCACCCACGGCGTGCGCCGTGGCGGGGCTGCAGCTGTGGATCTGGCCTTTGTGGCTGCTGGCCGCCAGGACGGCTACTGGGAACGGGGCCTATCGCCCTGGGATCTGGCAGCTGGAGTGGCGTTGGTGGATCTGGCCGGTGGAACCGTCACCGGATATGGCCATCGACCCTTCGACCTCTCCAGTGGTCGGGTCGTTGCCGCTGGCGCCAGCCTGCATGCGGCGATCATCGATGGTTTGTCTCAAGTGAAACCACTGCCTGGAGCCGCTTTCGGTGCGCCCGAGGTCACGGCCATGGGATCCTGA